One segment of Micromonospora parathelypteridis DNA contains the following:
- a CDS encoding GGDEF domain-containing protein, whose amino-acid sequence MGWLDRVGDQVDALTHARALQEASRSAESYVLLERVIRTTTDPAARADALVQRLSALINLGRTAEFTRAIEEASAAVRDLAEPYLHGHLNALAALAAHHQGALDRCVTHLVRAARALGAVEDPDRDTAWGWHDLAMAYSYLSFHGYALGAIERARQLGLTAGIPEETFAAPGIRLRNAVALDHNGDSDGCLRVLRDVAADLARFVRTGRASQLRPSSLAAYGYAAARQAALGDQVEADGDAEPARLISHGGDSARARDMRQLGQVCLAVAAGRPIEAVTRLDTIHVSTETLGAAEPARLRSIALARAGDHSAAHRADRLAFRLAAQRNDRLRDVYIDGIAARIDHEEMRREAARFEGEALTDPLTGLPNRRRLERYITAVVTRGERVVIGVCDLDGFKAVNTRHGHHSGDLVLQRIAGVINRVMRRGDFVARYGGDEFVVVLPDTGMSEAAEVARRIEAAVRLEDWESLVPGTPVGVSIGFAEVSGGSGLRDALSVAFEQADREMLRAKSRPRAS is encoded by the coding sequence GTGGGCTGGCTCGACCGGGTCGGTGACCAGGTTGATGCCTTGACGCACGCCCGGGCGTTGCAGGAGGCCAGTCGGTCAGCGGAGTCGTACGTCCTGCTGGAGCGTGTGATCCGCACCACCACCGACCCGGCGGCCCGAGCCGACGCGCTGGTGCAGCGCCTCTCCGCGCTGATCAATCTCGGTCGGACCGCGGAGTTCACCCGGGCCATCGAGGAGGCGTCGGCGGCCGTCCGCGACCTTGCCGAGCCGTACCTGCACGGGCACCTCAACGCACTGGCCGCGCTCGCCGCCCACCACCAGGGCGCACTGGACCGCTGCGTCACGCACCTCGTCCGAGCCGCCCGGGCGCTGGGCGCCGTCGAGGACCCGGACCGGGACACCGCCTGGGGCTGGCACGACCTGGCGATGGCCTACAGCTACCTCAGCTTCCACGGGTACGCCCTGGGCGCCATCGAGCGTGCCCGGCAACTCGGGCTCACCGCCGGGATCCCGGAGGAGACGTTCGCCGCCCCGGGCATCCGACTGCGCAACGCCGTGGCACTGGACCACAACGGCGACAGCGACGGCTGCCTGCGGGTGCTGCGGGACGTGGCCGCCGACCTGGCCCGCTTCGTACGCACCGGGCGGGCCAGTCAGCTGCGCCCGAGCAGCCTCGCCGCGTACGGCTACGCGGCGGCCCGACAGGCCGCGCTCGGCGACCAGGTGGAAGCCGACGGGGACGCCGAACCGGCCCGCCTGATCAGCCACGGTGGGGACAGCGCCCGCGCCCGCGACATGCGTCAGCTCGGGCAGGTGTGTCTCGCCGTCGCCGCCGGGCGGCCGATCGAGGCGGTCACCCGGTTGGACACCATCCACGTGTCCACCGAGACACTCGGGGCGGCCGAGCCGGCTCGTCTGCGCAGCATCGCGCTGGCCCGGGCCGGGGACCACTCGGCCGCGCACCGGGCCGACCGGCTGGCGTTCCGGCTCGCGGCCCAGCGCAACGACCGGCTACGGGACGTCTACATCGACGGCATCGCCGCCCGCATCGACCATGAGGAGATGCGCCGCGAGGCGGCACGGTTCGAGGGCGAGGCGTTGACCGACCCGCTCACCGGGCTGCCCAACCGGCGCCGACTGGAGCGCTACATCACCGCCGTGGTCACCCGGGGCGAGCGGGTGGTGATCGGCGTCTGCGACCTGGACGGCTTCAAGGCGGTCAACACCCGGCACGGGCACCACTCCGGCGACCTGGTGCTCCAGCGCATCGCCGGGGTGATCAACCGGGTGATGCGCCGGGGTGACTTCGTGGCCCGCTACGGCGGTGACGAGTTCGTGGTGGTGCTGCCGGACACCGGCATGTCCGAGGCCGCCGAGGTGGCCCGTCGGATCGAGGCCGCCGTCCGACTGGAGGACTGGGAGTCGCTGGTGCCGGGGACCCCGGTCGGGGTGAGCATCGGCTTCGCGGAGGTCTCCGGCGGCAGTGGGCTGCGCGACGCGCTCAGCGTCGCCTTCGAGCAGGCCGACCGAGAGATGCTCCGCGCCAAGTCCCGCCCCCGCGCGAGCTGA
- the prfA gene encoding peptide chain release factor 1, with translation MSSERLAGLLDEYAELEKRLADPAIHADQATARRVGRRYAELVPLHKAAEELEQARADLAAARELAAEDPSFAGEAESIAVSVPVLEERLAELLIPRDPHDAKDVIVEIKAGEGGEESALFAGDLLRMYSRYAERHGWITEVIDAQDSDLGGVKDVSLSIKTKGVPEGGNGVWSRLKWEGGVHRVQRVPVTESQGRIHTSAAGVLVLPEAEDVDVTLDQNDLRIDVFRSSGPGGQSVNTTDSAVRITHLPTGIVVSCQNEKSQLQNREQAMRILRARLLAAAQEQADAAASDARKAQVRTVDRSERIRTYNFPQNRITDHRIGYTAYNLDLALAGELDGVLDALAEADRAARLAGDTELTRR, from the coding sequence ATGAGCAGCGAGCGTCTGGCCGGGCTCCTCGACGAGTACGCGGAGTTGGAGAAGCGGCTGGCCGATCCGGCCATCCATGCCGACCAGGCCACCGCGCGCAGGGTCGGTCGTCGCTACGCCGAGCTGGTGCCGCTGCACAAGGCCGCCGAGGAGCTGGAGCAGGCCCGCGCCGACCTGGCCGCGGCTCGCGAGCTGGCCGCCGAGGACCCGTCGTTCGCGGGCGAGGCGGAGTCCATCGCCGTGTCCGTGCCGGTGCTGGAGGAGCGCCTCGCCGAGCTGCTCATTCCGCGCGACCCGCACGACGCCAAGGACGTGATCGTCGAGATCAAGGCCGGCGAGGGTGGCGAGGAGTCGGCGCTCTTCGCCGGTGACCTGCTGCGGATGTACAGCCGGTACGCCGAGCGGCACGGCTGGATCACCGAGGTGATCGACGCACAGGATTCCGACCTCGGCGGGGTCAAGGACGTCTCGCTGTCGATCAAGACCAAGGGTGTGCCGGAGGGCGGAAACGGCGTCTGGTCGCGACTCAAGTGGGAGGGCGGCGTGCACCGGGTGCAGCGCGTCCCGGTCACCGAGTCGCAGGGCCGGATCCACACCAGTGCCGCCGGCGTGCTGGTACTGCCCGAGGCCGAGGACGTCGACGTCACCCTCGACCAGAACGACCTGCGCATCGACGTGTTCCGCTCGTCCGGCCCGGGTGGCCAGTCGGTGAACACCACCGACTCGGCGGTGCGGATCACCCACCTGCCGACCGGCATCGTCGTCTCCTGCCAGAACGAGAAGTCCCAACTGCAGAACCGGGAGCAGGCGATGCGGATCCTGCGGGCCCGGCTGCTCGCCGCCGCCCAGGAACAGGCCGACGCGGCCGCCTCGGACGCCCGGAAGGCGCAGGTGCGCACGGTGGACCGCTCGGAGCGGATCCGCACCTACAACTTCCCGCAGAACCGGATCACCGACCACCGGATCGGCTACACCGCGTACAACCTGGACCTGGCGCTCGCCGGCGAGCTGGACGGGGTGCTGGACGCTCTCGCCGAGGCCGACCGCGCCGCCCGGCTCGCCGGCGACACCGAGCTCACCCGGCGCTGA
- the rpmE gene encoding 50S ribosomal protein L31, with amino-acid sequence MKANIHPEYVTTEVSCSCGNTFTTRSTAKGGAIHVETCSACHPFYTGKQRVLDTAGRVAKFQQKYAKVQAKKAK; translated from the coding sequence ATGAAGGCAAACATCCACCCGGAGTACGTGACCACCGAGGTCAGCTGCTCCTGTGGCAACACGTTCACGACCCGCAGCACCGCCAAGGGCGGGGCGATCCACGTCGAGACCTGCAGCGCCTGCCACCCGTTCTACACCGGTAAGCAGCGCGTTCTCGACACCGCCGGCCGGGTCGCGAAGTTCCAGCAGAAGTACGCCAAGGTTCAGGCCAAGAAGGCCAAGTAA
- a CDS encoding phosphatase domain-containing protein, whose translation MTRLIATRGLPASGKTTFARTLQPSVLRVNRDDLRRMLHGERLFTEWAEAQVTTVQRAQVEALLRAGADVCVDDTNLRARTLRSWADVAARHGAEFEVHDFTDVPLDECLRRDAARPTADQVGADAIRRLYERYLEGRTLPLPVPQARTGRPAVVRPPSSEPPEIVLVDIDGTVALTVSRSPYDMTRVGEDQPNTPVIAAVRAMHAAGYGVVFCSGRDASARAATEVWLARHVAVPYLGLHLRALGDTRKDAVVKREIYDREVRDRYRVAGVFDDRVQVVQMWRALGLTVFQVADGDF comes from the coding sequence ATGACCCGCCTGATCGCCACCCGGGGACTACCCGCCTCGGGTAAGACGACGTTCGCCCGCACCCTCCAGCCGTCCGTCCTGCGGGTGAACCGGGACGACCTGCGCCGAATGCTGCACGGGGAGCGGCTCTTCACCGAGTGGGCCGAGGCGCAGGTGACCACGGTGCAGCGGGCCCAGGTCGAGGCGTTGCTGCGGGCCGGGGCGGACGTCTGCGTGGACGACACCAACCTGCGCGCGCGGACACTGCGGAGCTGGGCCGACGTGGCCGCCCGCCACGGCGCGGAGTTCGAGGTGCACGACTTCACCGACGTGCCGCTGGACGAGTGCCTGCGTCGCGACGCCGCTCGGCCGACCGCCGACCAGGTCGGCGCGGACGCGATCCGCCGGCTGTACGAGCGGTACCTGGAGGGGCGGACCCTGCCGTTGCCCGTGCCGCAGGCCCGCACCGGGCGCCCCGCCGTCGTGCGCCCACCGTCGAGCGAGCCACCGGAGATCGTCCTGGTGGACATCGACGGCACCGTCGCGCTGACCGTCTCGCGCAGCCCGTACGACATGACCCGGGTGGGCGAGGACCAGCCGAACACGCCCGTGATCGCGGCGGTCCGGGCGATGCACGCCGCCGGCTACGGCGTGGTCTTCTGCTCCGGGCGGGACGCCTCCGCCCGCGCGGCCACCGAGGTGTGGCTGGCCCGACACGTCGCGGTCCCCTACCTCGGCCTGCACCTGCGCGCTCTCGGCGACACCCGGAAGGACGCGGTCGTCAAGCGGGAGATCTACGACCGGGAGGTCCGGGACCGTTACCGGGTGGCCGGCGTCTTCGACGACCGCGTCCAGGTGGTCCAGATGTGGCGAGCCCTCGGCCTCACCGTCTTTCAGGTTGCCGACGGCGACTTCTGA
- a CDS encoding phosphodiester glycosidase family protein, producing the protein MRTRRRSARRTGVLLLTPLLALAAPLPAAAAPPAPLAAAPSPGASPSEVSPTVAEDAPAASSRPTGSVSLAADPATATAPTAAGGLEPAGGLDTTKATRPVAPGVQLTSFDRYDADGWLRADALTTDLAGGSTVDYVNSGAVSRAEPLRNAVDASRAVAAVNGDFFDINSSGAAQGVGIRDGELIQSAVGGHRNAVAVTASGLGRVIEVNFDGSATLPTGPVALTQFNNLVQADGVGAFTELWGTYSRQRAVEGAARVVEVTVTGGRVAAVTDVAGSGPIVAGSTVLLGRDAGADALAGLRAGDPVTVAWRPKPSDGSTLHAAVGGGNVLVRDGVVQSIADPTLAPRTAVGFSADGRKMIMLTVDGRQVDSRGVTQTEMGRMMAELGAHHALNLDGGGSSTLLAREPGAPAVQVENGPSDGSERAVPNGLAIYAPKGSGRLTGYWLETTSDPTAAPGVSPVRGGRPDRVFPGLTRALTAAGYDETYGPAAGAPTWRATPAVRGRVDRDGVFHAGAPGASTVTASRGRATGSLGLTVLGPLARIGPTVPRVGLTGLDGNALVGVVGYDAEGNTAPIEPADLTLDYDRNLLRIAPTEDGNLAVTALRDTGSGLVTVRVGRTSTVIPVTVGLTDVPVAGFEDAGSWRFSQARASGSVAPAPGHTGTGLRMSYDFSQSTGTRAAYADPPAWIEVPGQPQAFGMWIHGNGTGEWPSLHLHDAQDTQHVLRGPLITWTGWRYVEFAVPAGVQYPVRVRRFYVAETNAAAQYTSEVIIDDLVAKVPPTVDVPAEAPRTDRVVVRDGTVDGAPWRFAVLSDAQFVAADPDSDLVAQARRTLREVKAARPDFLLINGDFVDTAYPADFALARRVLDEELGDALPWYYVPGNHEIMGAPISNFEAAFGATSRVFDHEGTRFVTLNSSSGTLRGGGFDQVRMLRETLDAAASDPRVGSVVVLHHHPARDPSPAQASQLGDRKEAALLEQWLADFQHRTGKGALFVGGHVGTFHADRVDGVPYVINGNSGKTPSTPADQGGFTGWTEFGVDPVTPAEADRARRDPLAEGPRWVDAEFHAHTDRLALTAPASVAVGTPASVTATLTQPGGRTVPVAAPVSADWSASPGVHVGSAAGVRPWHTARFDPATGTLTALRPGAPVRLTVTVNTIRAEATIALTR; encoded by the coding sequence ATGCGTACTCGCAGACGATCCGCCCGTCGCACCGGCGTCCTGCTGCTGACACCGCTGCTCGCCCTGGCCGCGCCGCTGCCGGCCGCAGCCGCACCTCCGGCCCCGCTCGCCGCCGCCCCGTCCCCCGGGGCCTCGCCGTCCGAGGTCTCGCCCACCGTCGCGGAAGACGCGCCGGCCGCGTCGTCGCGGCCGACCGGCTCGGTCAGTCTGGCTGCCGACCCGGCCACCGCGACTGCCCCGACCGCCGCCGGCGGTCTGGAGCCGGCCGGCGGCCTGGACACCACGAAGGCAACCCGACCGGTCGCGCCGGGCGTGCAGCTCACCTCCTTCGACAGGTACGACGCCGATGGCTGGTTGCGGGCCGACGCCCTCACCACCGACCTCGCCGGTGGGTCCACCGTCGACTACGTCAACTCGGGGGCGGTGAGTCGGGCGGAGCCGCTGCGTAACGCGGTGGACGCCTCGCGCGCGGTCGCCGCGGTCAACGGCGACTTCTTCGACATCAACAGCTCCGGTGCCGCCCAGGGCGTCGGCATCCGCGACGGTGAGCTGATCCAGTCCGCGGTCGGCGGTCACCGCAACGCGGTGGCGGTCACCGCGAGCGGTCTCGGTCGGGTGATCGAGGTGAACTTCGACGGCAGCGCCACCCTGCCCACCGGGCCGGTGGCGCTGACCCAGTTCAACAACCTGGTGCAGGCCGACGGCGTCGGCGCGTTCACCGAGCTCTGGGGGACGTACTCCCGGCAGCGGGCGGTGGAGGGCGCGGCCCGGGTGGTCGAGGTCACCGTGACCGGCGGTCGGGTGGCCGCGGTGACGGACGTGGCCGGCAGCGGCCCGATCGTCGCCGGCAGCACCGTGCTGCTCGGCCGTGACGCCGGCGCGGACGCGCTGGCGGGGCTTCGCGCCGGTGATCCGGTGACGGTGGCCTGGCGGCCGAAGCCCTCCGACGGCAGCACCCTGCACGCGGCGGTCGGCGGCGGCAACGTGCTGGTCCGCGACGGCGTCGTCCAGAGCATCGCCGACCCGACGCTGGCTCCGCGCACCGCGGTCGGCTTCAGCGCCGACGGTCGCAAAATGATCATGCTGACCGTGGACGGCCGTCAGGTCGACAGCCGCGGCGTGACACAGACCGAGATGGGCCGGATGATGGCCGAACTCGGCGCCCACCACGCGCTCAACCTGGACGGTGGCGGCTCGTCCACCCTGCTGGCCCGGGAACCGGGCGCGCCGGCCGTGCAGGTGGAGAACGGCCCCTCCGACGGTAGCGAACGGGCCGTGCCCAACGGCCTGGCCATCTACGCGCCGAAGGGCAGCGGTCGGCTCACCGGCTACTGGCTCGAGACGACCAGCGACCCCACCGCCGCCCCCGGTGTCTCACCGGTCCGCGGTGGCCGGCCCGACCGTGTCTTCCCCGGGCTGACCCGCGCCCTCACCGCCGCCGGCTACGACGAGACGTACGGCCCGGCTGCCGGGGCGCCCACCTGGCGGGCGACCCCGGCGGTACGTGGCCGCGTCGACCGCGACGGGGTGTTCCACGCCGGTGCGCCGGGGGCCAGCACGGTCACCGCGTCACGTGGCCGGGCCACCGGCTCGCTGGGTCTCACCGTGCTGGGTCCGCTGGCCCGGATCGGTCCCACCGTGCCGCGGGTCGGGCTGACCGGCCTGGACGGCAACGCCCTGGTCGGCGTGGTCGGGTACGACGCCGAAGGCAACACCGCACCGATCGAGCCGGCCGACCTGACCCTCGACTACGACCGGAACCTGCTGCGGATCGCGCCGACCGAGGACGGCAACCTCGCCGTCACCGCGTTGCGCGACACCGGCTCCGGCCTGGTGACGGTCCGGGTCGGACGCACCAGCACGGTCATCCCGGTCACCGTCGGGCTGACCGACGTGCCGGTGGCCGGCTTCGAGGACGCCGGGTCCTGGCGGTTCAGCCAGGCCCGGGCCAGCGGGTCGGTCGCGCCAGCGCCGGGGCACACCGGCACCGGCCTGCGAATGTCGTACGACTTCAGCCAGTCCACCGGTACGCGGGCCGCGTACGCCGATCCGCCCGCCTGGATCGAGGTGCCCGGCCAGCCGCAGGCGTTCGGCATGTGGATCCACGGCAACGGCACCGGCGAGTGGCCCAGCCTGCACCTGCACGACGCGCAGGACACCCAGCACGTGCTGCGCGGCCCGCTGATCACCTGGACCGGCTGGCGGTACGTGGAGTTCGCGGTGCCGGCCGGCGTGCAGTACCCGGTGCGGGTGCGCCGGTTCTACGTGGCCGAGACGAACGCCGCAGCGCAGTACACCAGCGAGGTGATCATCGACGACCTGGTGGCGAAGGTGCCGCCGACGGTGGACGTGCCGGCGGAGGCCCCGCGTACCGATCGGGTGGTGGTCCGCGACGGCACGGTCGACGGCGCGCCCTGGCGGTTCGCGGTGCTCTCCGACGCCCAGTTCGTCGCCGCCGATCCGGACAGCGACCTGGTTGCCCAGGCTCGGCGGACGCTGCGCGAGGTGAAGGCAGCCCGGCCGGATTTCCTCCTGATCAACGGGGACTTCGTGGACACCGCCTATCCGGCCGACTTCGCGCTGGCCCGGCGGGTCCTCGACGAGGAGTTGGGCGACGCGCTGCCCTGGTACTACGTCCCCGGCAACCACGAGATCATGGGCGCCCCGATCAGCAACTTCGAAGCGGCCTTCGGCGCCACCTCCCGGGTCTTCGACCACGAGGGCACCCGGTTCGTCACTCTGAACTCGTCCAGCGGGACGCTACGCGGCGGCGGCTTCGACCAGGTGCGGATGCTGCGCGAGACGCTGGACGCCGCGGCCAGCGACCCGCGCGTCGGTTCGGTCGTCGTCCTGCACCACCACCCGGCGCGCGACCCCAGCCCGGCGCAGGCCAGCCAGCTCGGCGACCGCAAGGAGGCGGCGCTGCTGGAGCAGTGGCTGGCCGACTTCCAGCACCGCACCGGCAAGGGCGCGCTGTTCGTGGGCGGGCACGTCGGGACCTTCCACGCCGATCGGGTGGACGGGGTGCCATACGTGATCAACGGCAACTCGGGCAAGACGCCGTCCACCCCGGCCGACCAGGGCGGCTTCACCGGCTGGACCGAGTTCGGCGTGGACCCGGTCACGCCGGCGGAGGCCGACCGCGCCCGGCGTGACCCGCTCGCCGAGGGGCCACGCTGGGTGGACGCGGAGTTCCACGCGCACACCGACCGGCTCGCGTTGACCGCCCCGGCCAGCGTCGCGGTCGGCACCCCGGCGTCGGTGACCGCCACGCTGACCCAGCCCGGCGGGCGTACGGTGCCGGTGGCCGCACCGGTGAGCGCCGACTGGTCCGCCTCGCCGGGGGTGCACGTCGGCTCGGCCGCCGGGGTGCGCCCGTGGCACACCGCCCGCTTCGACCCGGCCACCGGCACGCTGACGGCGCTACGTCCCGGTGCCCCCGTACGCCTTACCGTCACCGTCAACACCATCCGCGCCGAGGCCACCATCGCCCTCACCCGCTGA